A genomic segment from Gorilla gorilla gorilla isolate KB3781 chromosome 3, NHGRI_mGorGor1-v2.1_pri, whole genome shotgun sequence encodes:
- the ZFP42 gene encoding zinc finger protein 42 homolog yields MYPGVYLQEGHRQENMNQQLKKRAKTRHQKGLGGRTPSGAKPRQGKTSQDLQAEIEPVSAVWALCDGYVCYEPGPQALGGDDFSDCYIECVIRGEFSQPILEEDSLFESLEYLKKGSEQQLSQKVLEASSLECSLEYMKKGVKKELPQKIVGENSLEYSEYMTGKKLPPGGIPGIDLSDPKQLAEFARKKPPINKEYDSLSAIACPQSGCTRKLRNRAALRKHLLIHGPRDHVCAECGKAFVESSKLKRHFLVHTGEKPFQCTFEGCGKRFSLDFNLRTHVRIHTGEKRFVCPFQGCNRRFIQSNNLKAHILTHANTNKNEQEGK; encoded by the coding sequence ATGTATCCTGGTGTATACCTTCAAGAAGGGCACAGGCAGGAAAACATGAACCAGCAACTGAAGAAACGGGCAAAGACGAGACACCAGAAAGGCCTGGGTGGAAGAACCCCCAGTGGGGCTAAGCCCAGGCAAGGCAAGACAAGCCAAGACCTGCAGGCAGAAATAGAACCTGTCAGCGCGGTGTGGGCCTTATGTGATGGCTATGTGTGCTATGAGCCTGGCCCTCAGGCTCTCGGAGGGGATGATTTCTCAGACTGTTACATAGAATGCGTCATAAGGGGTGAGTTTTCTCAACCCATCCTGGAAGAGGACTCACTTTTTGAGTCCTTGGAATACCTAAAGAAAGGATCAGAACAACAGCTTTCTCAAAAGGTTCTCGAAGCAAGCTCCCTTGAATGTTCTTTGGAATACATGAAAAAAGGGGTAAAGAAAGAGCTTCCACAAAAGATCGTTGGAGAGAATTCGCTTGAGTATTCTGAGTACATGACAGGCAAGAAGCTTCCGCCTGGAGGAATACCTGGCATTGACTTATCAGATCCTAAACAGCTCGCAGAATTTGCTAGAAAGAAGCCCCCCATAAATAAAGAATATGACAGTCTGAGCGCAATCGCTTGTCCTCAGAGTGGATGCACTAGGAAGTTGAGGAATAGAGCTGCCCTGAGAAAGCATCTCCTCATTCATGGTCCCCGAGACCACGTCTGTGCGGAATGTGGGAAAGCGTTCGTTGAGAGCTCAAAACTAAAAAGACATTTCCtggttcatactggagagaagccgTTTCAGTGCACTTTTGAAGGGTGCGGAAAGCGCTTCTCTCTGGACTTTAATTTGCGTACGCACGTGCGCATCCACACGGGGGAGAAACGCTTCGTGTGTCCCTTTCAGGGCTGCAACAGGAGGTTTATTCAGTCAAATAACCTGAAAGCGCACATCCTAACGCATGCAAATACAAACAAGAATGAACAAGAGGGAAAGTAG